A genomic stretch from Thermogemmatispora onikobensis includes:
- the groES gene encoding co-chaperone GroES, which produces MAKIRPVGDRVVVKPLPKEEVTKSGIVIPDTAKEKPQEGTVIAVGSGRLLDNGDRVPIEVREGDHVLFAKYGGTEFKLDNEEYLVLKESDILAVLS; this is translated from the coding sequence CCTGTAGGCGACCGCGTCGTGGTCAAGCCGCTTCCGAAGGAAGAAGTGACCAAGAGCGGGATCGTCATCCCTGACACAGCCAAGGAGAAGCCGCAGGAAGGCACAGTGATCGCCGTCGGCAGTGGGCGCCTGCTTGATAACGGGGACCGGGTGCCCATCGAGGTGCGCGAGGGCGATCACGTCTTGTTTGCCAAGTACGGCGGCACCGAGTTCAAGCTCGACAACGAGGAATATCTGGTCCTTAAAGAGAGCGATATTCTGGCCGTGCTGAGCTGA